From one Methanobrevibacter woesei genomic stretch:
- a CDS encoding TIGR03576 family pyridoxal phosphate-dependent enzyme produces the protein MIVNNSLDEVKKRENALSVIKGIVENKGRDHLFDLTGLAGGFIASKDELSLLETYIGPAVFEEDLQKVGIEHMGGEKIFPLNRTSSGILATILALVEEDSYVVHYLPKLPAHPSIPRSCNLVNANYLEFDDFEEFYIPENTSLVVVTGSTMDLQVIDEEKFKKVIDAAHSQNIPVLVDDASGARLRTVIFNQKKACDLGADIAITSTDKLMPGPRGGLMAGREELVNKIKAKANQFGLEAQPPSVLAMLNGLKAFNGDALIDSFSRKDELYDLLSKDYDIFEKTPNGVMLSPEKLASYLDTDLCDSDLSFILSMILLKEEGIITIPAVSMPGASATIRFDLSTQDAVKLELNQLINKINSSFDMLKEVIKNKEKCKEIVFN, from the coding sequence ATGATAGTAAATAATTCTTTAGATGAAGTTAAGAAAAGAGAAAATGCTTTATCAGTTATTAAAGGCATCGTTGAAAATAAAGGTCGTGACCATTTATTTGATTTAACTGGACTTGCTGGTGGATTCATTGCTTCCAAAGATGAATTAAGTCTTCTTGAAACATACATTGGTCCAGCAGTTTTCGAAGAGGATTTACAAAAAGTCGGTATTGAACATATGGGTGGAGAAAAAATATTTCCACTTAACAGAACTTCCTCTGGTATTCTAGCTACTATTTTAGCTTTGGTGGAGGAAGACAGCTATGTTGTTCATTATCTTCCAAAATTACCTGCCCATCCATCAATTCCTAGAAGTTGTAATTTAGTTAATGCAAACTATTTGGAATTTGATGATTTTGAAGAGTTTTATATACCTGAAAACACTTCATTAGTTGTAGTTACTGGCTCTACAATGGATCTTCAAGTTATTGATGAAGAAAAATTCAAAAAGGTTATTGATGCAGCTCATAGTCAGAATATACCAGTTCTTGTTGATGATGCTTCTGGAGCTCGTCTTAGAACTGTTATTTTTAATCAGAAAAAGGCTTGTGATTTAGGGGCTGATATTGCAATTACCAGTACTGATAAATTAATGCCAGGTCCTAGAGGAGGATTAATGGCTGGTCGTGAAGAATTAGTTAATAAAATTAAGGCTAAAGCTAATCAATTTGGTTTGGAAGCCCAACCCCCTTCTGTACTAGCTATGCTCAATGGTTTAAAAGCATTTAATGGTGATGCATTAATTGATAGCTTTTCTAGAAAAGATGAGCTTTATGATTTGTTAAGTAAGGATTATGATATTTTTGAAAAAACTCCTAATGGAGTAATGTTAAGTCCTGAAAAATTAGCCAGTTATTTAGACACTGATTTATGCGATTCTGATTTATCATTTATCTTATCAATGATTCTTTTAAAAGAAGAGGGAATTATTACTATTCCTGCTGTATCTATGCCTGGAGCTTCTGCAACTATCAGATTTGATTTATCTACTCAGGATGCAGTAAAATTAGAATTAAATCAACTAATTAATAAAATAAATTCTTCTTTTGACATGCTAAAAGAAGTAATAAAAAATAAAGAAAAGTGTAAAGAGATTGTATTTAATTAA
- a CDS encoding biotin--[acetyl-CoA-carboxylase] ligase translates to MRDEISKLLEKEGILSKESLKELSQLDIHKFFDNVKELGEEKTEHIQKEKITKDLNTSFIGKEIYIFKEVMSTNTVAKFFAENKVSDGTVIISEKQTNAKGRSGKPWDSPLGGVWLSIILNPRIDYSKLPMITLATGVAVAKTLERLGIEDVEIKWPNDVLINGEKVSGILTEAIAKFNTIESIIVGVGLDVNLDLSDFSDDLQGKITSLKVITGKEFDENDIIRTFLEEFEKICKLFIDGEYENVLNQWRKRSYTIGKIVEVRKPYNKTYDGYVTGINKEGALIVEKIDGTLEKVVSGECIIKN, encoded by the coding sequence ATGCGCGATGAAATAAGTAAACTTTTAGAAAAAGAAGGAATATTATCTAAAGAATCTTTAAAAGAATTATCCCAATTAGATATTCATAAATTCTTTGATAATGTTAAAGAATTAGGTGAAGAAAAAACCGAACATATCCAAAAAGAAAAAATCACTAAAGATTTAAATACTTCCTTTATTGGAAAAGAGATATACATTTTCAAAGAAGTAATGTCAACTAACACAGTAGCTAAATTCTTTGCTGAAAATAAAGTCTCTGATGGTACTGTTATAATTTCTGAAAAACAGACAAATGCAAAAGGAAGATCTGGAAAACCATGGGATTCACCACTTGGAGGAGTTTGGTTATCTATCATTTTAAATCCACGCATAGACTACTCAAAACTTCCAATGATTACCTTAGCTACTGGTGTAGCTGTTGCAAAAACTTTAGAAAGATTAGGTATTGAAGATGTTGAAATTAAATGGCCAAATGATGTCTTAATTAATGGTGAAAAAGTATCTGGTATTCTAACCGAAGCTATTGCTAAATTCAACACAATTGAAAGTATTATTGTTGGTGTAGGTCTTGATGTCAATCTAGATTTAAGTGATTTCTCTGATGACCTTCAAGGAAAAATAACCTCCCTCAAAGTAATCACTGGAAAAGAATTCGATGAAAATGACATTATAAGAACATTTTTAGAAGAATTTGAAAAAATATGTAAACTTTTCATTGATGGAGAATATGAAAACGTATTAAATCAATGGAGAAAACGTTCATATACCATCGGTAAAATTGTTGAAGTTAGAAAACCATATAATAAAACCTACGATGGATATGTTACTGGTATAAACAAAGAAGGCGCATTAATAGTTGAAAAAATAGATGGAACATTAGAAAAAGTAGTATCAGGAGAATGTATTATTAAAAATTAA